In Carya illinoinensis cultivar Pawnee chromosome 10, C.illinoinensisPawnee_v1, whole genome shotgun sequence, one DNA window encodes the following:
- the LOC122279650 gene encoding short-chain dehydrogenase reductase 2a, with amino-acid sequence MTAQVMPEKPLQGSYALGRENTPPPSHKRLEGKIAIVTGGARGIGEATVRLFARHGAKVVVADVEDSLGNALADSLAPSVTYFHCDVSLEEDIQNLIESTISRYGQLDILFNNAGVLGNQSKAHKSIVDFDIDEFDRVMRVNVRGVALGIKHAARVMIPRRVGCILSTASVAGVMGGLGPHAYTASKHAIVGLTKNTACELGRYGIRINCISPFGVATPMLINAWRSSSDEEEDFMDFGMPRDEEVEKMEDFVRGLANLKGPTLRAKDIAEAALYLASDESKYVSGHNLVVDGGITTSRNCVNL; translated from the exons ATGACTGCCCAAGTGATGCCTGAGAAACCCCTTCAGGGGAGTTATGCTTTAGGAAGGGAAAACACTCCTCCTCCATCTCATAAAAG GTTGGAGGGAAAGATTGCCATTGTCACTGGTGGTGCTAGAGGCATTGGGGAAGCAACGGTGAGGCTTTTTGCCAGACATGGTGCCAAGGTGGTCGTCGCCGACGTCGAGGATTCCCTTGGAAATGCGCTCGCCGATTCCTTAGCTCCTTCAGTAACCTATTTTCACTGTGATGTTAGCTTGGAAGAAGACATTCAGAACTTGATCGAGTCGACCATTTCCCGCTACGGACAGCTTGACATTCTTTTCAACAATGCCGGCGTTCTTGGAAACCAATCCAAAGCCCATAAGAGCATCGTagactttgacattgatgaatTTGATCGTGTAATGCGTGTCAATGTGAGAGGGGTAGCGCTAGGAATCAAGCATGCGGCTCGCGTGATGATTCCCAGACGAGTTGGGTGCATCCTTTCGACGGCCAGTGTCGCCGGAGTCATGGGAGGGCTGGGACCGCATGCTTACACCGCTTCAAAGCACGCCATTGTTGGGCTTACAAAGAACACAGCGTGTGAACTGGGGCGCTACGGGATTAGGATTAACTGTATCTCCCCATTTGGGGTGGCCACACCCATGCTAATCAATGCATGGAGGAGTAGTAGTGATGAGGAAGAGGACTTTATGGATTTTGGGATGCCTCGCGACGAAGAAGTTGAGAAAATGGAGGATTTTGTAAGAGGGCTTGCCAACTTGAAAGGTCCAACCCTAAGGGCTAAAGACATAGCCGAGGCTGCTCTTTACCTTGCTAGCGATGAATCCAAATATGTTAGTGGCCATAACCTTGTTGTAGATGGTGGCATTACCACCTCAAGAAATTGTGTGAACCTTTAA